In the Malaya genurostris strain Urasoe2022 chromosome 1, Malgen_1.1, whole genome shotgun sequence genome, one interval contains:
- the LOC131427480 gene encoding odorant receptor 56a-like: MELKDEWIQQDVVLENPLLKITLKGMMYYGIVLYKSQSKKVLSNFLGICFTISILAFNITQYVDLYQVWGNFSEMTVNASTTLFFTSTITRLLHFYWNRSKFNTAIRRADEMIRQVLHRGNEAEKRTLTGNVKYMKRLTAVFWICCMVTPNIMYVSTLLQYFFMHPTEHQPTVMRSWYPESKNHFAILYCIQLYILCICQLIIPCWHMFVISLMVFVRTMLLVLNYKLSHLEHYEISELSDDLPVRKPQECPKATRCSLRKKLLIECIRLQCDIYDFTHELEKLTKSSMFMDFVVFSVLLCLRLFEISVTDSTVQVLIDVCVIMVSIAIIFLYYWHANEISYHANSLSNSAFSSDWYNYPRSVNRYLITIICYSMKPLTMKAYFVMMSLNTFISILRASYSYFTILKQVIE; the protein is encoded by the exons ATGGAACTGAAAGACGAATGGATTCAACAGGACGTCGTTTTGGAGAATCCCCTGTTGAAAATAACCTTGAAGGGGATGATGTACTACGGAATTGTGCTGTACAAAAGTCAGTCGAAGAAGGTACTTAGCAATTTCCTAGGAATATGTTTCACCATTTCGATACTCGCGTTCAACATCACTCAGTACGTGGACCTGTATCAGGTGTGGGGCAACTTCAGTGAGATGACAGTTAATGCATCGACAACACTATTCTTTACTAGCACAATCACACGCCTTTTACATTTCTATTGGAACCGATCTA AATTCAACACTGCAATTCGGAGAGCAGATGAAATGATTCGTCAGGTTTTGCACCGAGGAAACGAAGCCGAGAAACGGACTCTCACCGGCAATGTCAAGTACATGAAACGTCTAACAGCTGTTTTCTGGATTTGTTGCATGGTCACCCCCAACATAATGTATGTTTCCACCCTgctacaatattttttcatgcatCCAACGGAGCACCAACCGACGGTTATGCGTTCGTGGTATCCAGAATCGAAAAATCACTTCGCGATTCTTTACTGTATTCAGCTGTATATACTGTGCATTTGTCAATTGATCATTCCCTGCTGGCACATGTTTGTGATTAGTTTGATGGTCTTCGTACGAACCATGTTGTTGGTACTGAACTACAAACTGTCACATCTGGAGCACTATGAAATATCCGAACTAAGCGATGATCTCCCGGTCCGGAAGCCGCAAGAATGTCCGAAAGCGACACGCTGTTCATTGCGCAAGAAGCTTTTGATAGAGTGCATTCGGTTGCAATGTGATATTTATGACTTTACGCACGAGTTGGAGAAATTGACGAAGAGTTCTATGTTCATGGATTTTGTAGTGTTCTCCGTACTGCTTTGCTTGAGATTATTTGAAATATCTGTC ACTGACTCGACCGTtcaagtgctcatcgatgtctGTGTTATAATGGTATCGAttgcaattatatttttgtactaCTGGCATGCCAATGAAATTTCCTACCAT GCAAACTCTTTGTCAAATTCAGCATTCTCAAGTGATTGGTACAACTATCCACGTTCGGTAAACCGCTACTTGATTACAATAATCTGTTACAGTATGAAACCGCTCACAATGAAGGCATATTTTGTGATGATGTCATTGAATACTTTCATATCG ATATTGCGAGCTTCTTATAGTTACTTCACAATCCTGAAACAAGTAATTGAATAA